In one window of Mercurialis annua linkage group LG4, ddMerAnnu1.2, whole genome shotgun sequence DNA:
- the LOC126676936 gene encoding lipid transfer protein EARLI 1-like, which translates to MESKRTSSFALFLVLNLLFFTLTSACGGGCQPPRPRPRPRPNPRPNPNPFPNPFPNPNPNPNPNPNPNPNPNPNPNPNPNPNPNPNPNPSPGRCPRDALKLGVCVNVLGALLNVTIGQPPVQPCCSLLEGLVDLEAAICLCTAIRGSVLGLRLNLPIRLSLLLNVCSFNTPPQFQCP; encoded by the coding sequence ATGGAATCCAAAAGAACCTCATCATTTGCTCTCTTTCTTGTGCTCAACCTTCTCTTTTTTACTCTTACCAGTGCATGTGGTGGTGGCTGCCAGCCTCCTAGGCCCCGACCTAGACCCAGACCCAACCCCAGACCTAACCCCAACCCCTTTCCCAACCCCTTTCCAAACCCCAACCCCAACCCCAATCCCAACCCCAATCCCAATCCTAACCCCAACCCCAATCCCAACCCTaacccaaaccctaaccctaaccccaACCCGAACCCTTCGCCGGGAAGATGCCCAAGAGATGCACTAAAACTAGGCGTTTGTGTTAATGTTCTTGGCGCACTGCTTAATGTGACAATTGGGCAGCCTCCTGTTCAACCGTGCTGCTCTCTCCTCGAAGGTCTCGTCGATCTCGAAGCTGCTATTTGCCTTTGCACCGCTATTCGAGGGAGCGTTTTGGGTCTCAGACTCAATCTTCCAATTAGACTAAGCTTGCTTCTTAATGTCTGCAGCTTTAATACCCCACCGCAATTCCAATGCCCCTAG
- the LOC126678666 gene encoding serine/threonine-protein phosphatase 7 long form homolog: MAVAHDHMQPGPERPALLFLQHDHISQDVWDGTGSDEGFLSRTSCTTRRSAVLPFARLDHRIRSMIEPTGFAGCFAMRHYSVDMQLITALVERWRPETHTFHLPGRECTVTLQDVAIQTGLPVDGHAVTGGIVHDWAAVAERVLGIPAGRYPKKPANSTVRTSWILESFPDFGALPDQATDELVHRYTRAYLLLAVTGLCFTDLGSGKTSLRILPLLEDLAAVRTYSWGSATLAYLYHELCSCSLRSANRRNMGGPLWILQLWALDRLRVIAPALADPTISPHLPLGDRWGGRRNASRAARHSLPDIRVRLDTSRYEDFIWQPYTDDMLDTIPAYCLDGRAFWRATVPLIYFHIVEWHQADRVLQQFGLQQGIPDAPLQDHSLHSLTLKSSSSWIQTHSHYIRVWDDRLRFVISGQPLQDPPHYHSEYMDWFRYVTRRWITRQGAELGAQADFVERVRRDAPVDTELRRFAASTQRGTREDRRDVTSPPIEPSIPPHRLPVIPDAPIDPTTLRHRRRERRHPPAPPQRPTDPMPPPVVFHPFRGHYYYAGSSSAPPPFSSGPPSSSGQFYGDSAHHYFQGSCSYPVPPGPSSPFVPPPPAYVPPTVPPFQVQWDQPTQGTHNFPASQGLPQTPGTTDFLSYGSSWLGLDSMEAMMFRQQGEFVTPPQQRRVRPFPRTSRVTTEPTTRTPIQEREMVMVAQVDVTSPSVQAVGRTVTETTCARTSRSLADMTIGLLENRPSSLSGIAVGDTKLRLRRSSSSELSLKRRSMSETELRRRASYRV, translated from the exons ATGGCAGTTGCTCACGATCACATGCAGCCGGGTCCTGAAAGACCGGCGCTACTTTTTTTACAGCATGACCATATCTCTCAGGATGTCTGGGATGGCACG gGATCTGACGAGGGATTTCTGTCTCGCACTAGCTGTACGACTAGAAGGAGCGCTGTTTTGCCGTTCGCTAGGTTGGACCACCGTATTCGGTCGATGATCGAGCCTACTGGATTTGCAGGCTGTTTTGCTATGCGTCACTACAGCGTCGACATGCAGCTGATCACAGCCCTTGTGGAGAGGTGGAGGCCGGAGACCCACACTTTTCACTTACCCGGCAGAGAGTGCACGGTTACACTACAGGACGTGGCCATTCAGACCGGACTACCAGTAGACGGTCATGCTGTTACAGGAGGTATTGTACATGATTGGGCTGCAGTGGCAGAGAGGGTTTTGGGGATTCCTGCGGGCAGATATCCTAAAAAGCCTGCAAATTCCACAGTCCGGACTTCTTGGATCCTAGAGAGTTTCCCCGACTTCGGTGCATTACCAGACCAGGCGACTGACGAGCTTGTCCATCGGTACACACGGGCGTATCTCTTGCTCGCTGTCACAGGATTGTGCTTCACTGACCTCGGTAGTGGAAAGACTTCGTTACGGATTCTTCCACTTTTAGAGGACTTAGCGGCAGTTCGGACCTACAGTTGGGGATCGGCGACACTGGCTTACTTATATCACGAGCTGTGCTCATGTTCGTTGCGGTCTGCGAATCGCCGCAACATGGGCGGGCCGTTGTGGATACTGCAGTTGTGGGCATTGGACCGACTTAGAGTTATTGCTCCCGCTCTTGCCGATCCCACTATTTCACCACATCTACCACTGGGCGACAG ATGGGGAGGCCGGAGAAACGCCAGCCGTGCGGCTCGACACTCGCTGCCTGACATCCGTGTTCGGCTTGACACATCTCGCTACGAAGAT TTTATCTGGCAGCCGTACACTGATGATATGCTGGACACTATCCCAGCGTATTGTTTAGATGGGCGCGCTTTTTGGCGGGCCACGGTTCcacttatttattttcatattgtgGAGTGGCACCAGGCAGACAGAGTTCTGCAGCAGTTCGGACTGCAACAGGGTATTCCAGACGCCCCACTTCAGGACCACTCACTACACTCCCTTACCCTGAAGAGCAGCTCATCTTGGATCCAGACACACTCTCACTACATTCGTGTGTGGGACGACCGGCTCCGGTTTGTAATTTCAGGACAGCCCCTCCAGGACCCACCTCATTATCATTCCGagtatatggattggtttcggtaTGTCACGCGTCGCTGGATCACACGACAGGGCGCTGAGCTCGGAGCAcag GCCGATTTTGTGGAGCGTGTACGTAGGGATGCTCCTGTTGACACTGAGCTTCGGCGGTTCGCAGCCAGCACACAGAGAGGCACTAGAGAGGACCGCCGTGATGTTACGTCGCCCCCTATCGAGCCTTCTATACCGCCGCATCGACTACCAGTCATACCTGACGCGCCGATAGATCCGACTACACTGCGACATCGACGGCGAGAGCGGCGTCACCCCCCTGCACCACCTCAGCGTCCGACCGATCCTATGCCTCCCCCAGTGGTTTTTCATCCTTTCAGAGGGCATTACTATTACGCGGGGTCCAGCTCTGCACCGCCACCCTTTTCATCGggtcctccttcttcttctggCCAGTTTTACGGGGATTCGGCACATCACTATTTTCAGGGGTCGTGTTCATATCCAGTGCCACCAGGACCTTCTTCGCCTTTTGTTCCACCGCCGCCTGCTTATGTACCACCTACGGTGCCTCCTTTTCAGGTGCAGTGGGATCAGCCTACACAGGGTACACATAACTTTCCAGCTTCACAGGGACTTCCACAGACACCTGGGACTACAGACTTTCTGTCATATGGTAGCAGTTGGTTAGGTCTAGACAGCATGGAGGCGATGATGTTCCGCCAACAAGGAGAATTTGTTACCCCGCCACAGCAACGACGAGTACGGCCATTCCCCAGGACCAGCAGGGTGACGACGGAGCCGACGACGAGGACGCCGATTCAGGAGAGGGAGATGGTGATGGTCGCCCAGGTCGACGTTACCTCACCATCAGTACAGGCCGTCGGGCGAACCGTAACAGAAACAACTTGCGCTCGAACCTCCCGGTCACTAGCAGATATGACGATAGGACTCCTAG AAAACCGGCCATCATCTCTGTCCGGAATAGCCGTCGGAGACACCAAACTTCGTTTGAGACGAAGCTCATCGTCTGAGCTTTCTCTCAAACGCAGATCTATGTCTGAGACGGAACTCAGACGAAGAGCTTCGTATCGGGTGTGA